One genomic region from Spirosoma sp. KCTC 42546 encodes:
- a CDS encoding alpha-L-rhamnosidase, giving the protein MKAFTLPFLLFLICFGNAFAAISIDNLAVDYQPMPLGIDQTNPHFSWQMKALDAKRGYSQKAWQIVVTDVKNQIVWDSKKVNSRISHGIEYAGSSLQPTTRYSWKVTVWDNTGQTATNTSWFETGLMNPGMSAWSGAKWIGGGDNDLVFYSHYLSVFKFQFGIQLDKATSSTKAAFVFGGNDRRLMTKDLNILGVENGQNQSYIAFELDISAVNDSPTGLAKLNMYRVGYTKTDKADVPFKSLDIPQTLINNATKYEKHTVTAECNFGLVELFVDGKEDTNKLKEKTEGPPSRFGPRGVNLNPVGSGNNFISFPMVADIGFKVPANQTAHFSQVEIRNFRYPSNALFSENLHNQPYTGVFKSGNLTVGNGQYTVKGGALVLANPSRNAAPMLRNTFATQAKPIAKARLYVTARGIYELYLNGNRVSNDYFNPGLTQYNKHHMYQTYDITSAVKAGQKNALGAWLSEGWWSGNITYSGESWNYFGDRQSLLSKMVITYTDGTEQIVTSNPGEWKLFTDGPIRYGSFFQGEVYDATKEALVKNWTSPTYNDASWKPVVDVPLEGTAYNGTFTDFLGRKSTLAYTDFKLVGQMGNNASLVKTMPALKVEEVRPHVFVYDMGQNMVGFPQIMIKNGKKGQVITMRYAEVKYPNLAEYKDNTGMVMMENIRAALTQDMYVLKGGDETIQPHFTFHGYRYLELTGIEKAIPITDVKGLVISSITALSSQYETSNALVNKLWQNITWSLRSNFLSIPTDTPARNERMGWSGDISVFSKSATYLTNADLFLRRHLLAMRDVQAENGRFTDVAPMGGGFGGTLWGSAGIVVAWETYRQYGDVALLKEHYDAMKRYIQFLETKVEKETGILNEGPLGDWLSPEGNKNDNTLFWMAYYAYDLEILGKVATILGKPDDAAQFVKRQNEIKTAWNEIYVDKTTHKTIKSGVKTGFMGPPNQQQNAQKSDKGQLIDTQASYAIPLALGLFNDENKPFAARYLNETIERKNKDDGGIERPAYSLMTGFIGTASITDALSENSSSATAYKLLQQQDYPSWLYSVVNGATSIWERLNSYTVENGFGGNNSMNSFNHYSFGAVASWMYNHSLGIQRDPNKAGFSEIVLKPTPDPTHKMTFAKGYYDSIYGRISSEWKWNGTNWTYKTTLPANTTATLYLPARSLSQISENGKPVAQLKGVSQANGQVSIPLGSGSYSFTISN; this is encoded by the coding sequence ATGAAAGCCTTTACCCTACCGTTTCTGCTCTTCCTCATATGCTTTGGCAATGCCTTTGCCGCCATTTCCATTGATAATCTGGCCGTTGATTATCAGCCAATGCCTTTAGGGATTGATCAGACCAATCCCCATTTTTCGTGGCAAATGAAGGCGCTGGATGCTAAACGGGGCTACTCCCAGAAAGCCTGGCAAATCGTTGTAACCGATGTCAAAAATCAGATCGTCTGGGATTCAAAAAAAGTAAACTCACGCATTTCACATGGTATAGAATATGCCGGTAGTTCGCTTCAACCCACCACTCGTTACAGTTGGAAAGTAACGGTCTGGGATAATACTGGACAGACGGCCACCAATACGTCCTGGTTTGAAACTGGGTTGATGAATCCTGGTATGTCTGCTTGGTCGGGAGCCAAGTGGATTGGTGGGGGCGATAACGATTTGGTTTTCTATTCGCATTACCTGTCGGTATTCAAGTTCCAATTTGGTATTCAACTGGATAAAGCAACCAGCTCGACCAAAGCTGCTTTTGTTTTTGGGGGCAATGACCGGAGGCTTATGACCAAAGATTTGAATATCCTGGGGGTAGAAAATGGCCAAAACCAGAGCTATATCGCATTTGAACTAGATATTTCAGCGGTCAATGATTCACCAACGGGCTTAGCCAAACTCAATATGTATCGGGTTGGCTACACGAAAACAGATAAAGCAGATGTGCCATTCAAAAGTCTCGACATTCCTCAGACGCTCATCAACAATGCAACTAAATACGAGAAGCATACGGTAACGGCCGAATGTAATTTCGGCTTGGTTGAGCTATTCGTAGACGGAAAGGAAGATACCAATAAGCTCAAGGAAAAAACCGAAGGACCACCATCCCGCTTCGGGCCTCGGGGGGTCAACCTTAATCCGGTTGGCAGTGGAAATAACTTCATTAGCTTTCCGATGGTAGCCGATATTGGGTTTAAGGTTCCCGCCAATCAAACGGCTCACTTTTCGCAGGTAGAAATCAGAAATTTCCGGTATCCATCCAATGCGTTATTTTCCGAGAATCTGCACAATCAGCCTTATACAGGTGTCTTTAAATCAGGCAACTTAACCGTCGGGAATGGCCAGTATACAGTTAAAGGTGGCGCATTGGTCCTTGCGAACCCGAGTCGAAATGCGGCTCCCATGCTTCGGAACACCTTCGCCACACAGGCTAAACCCATCGCCAAAGCTCGCTTGTATGTAACAGCACGGGGTATTTATGAACTATACCTGAATGGAAACCGGGTAAGTAATGATTACTTCAACCCAGGTTTGACTCAGTACAACAAGCACCATATGTACCAAACCTATGATATCACCAGTGCGGTGAAAGCCGGGCAAAAGAATGCACTGGGAGCCTGGCTGAGCGAAGGCTGGTGGAGCGGCAATATCACGTATAGTGGCGAAAGCTGGAATTACTTCGGTGACCGCCAATCGTTGCTGAGTAAGATGGTCATTACCTACACGGACGGAACGGAGCAAATCGTTACGTCCAATCCAGGAGAATGGAAGCTATTTACCGATGGGCCTATTCGATATGGTTCGTTTTTTCAGGGCGAAGTGTATGATGCCACCAAAGAGGCATTGGTCAAAAACTGGACATCACCCACCTATAACGACGCGAGTTGGAAACCCGTGGTTGACGTGCCTTTGGAAGGAACTGCCTATAATGGAACCTTTACCGACTTCCTGGGACGGAAATCGACGTTAGCGTATACCGACTTTAAACTCGTTGGGCAAATGGGTAATAACGCGAGTCTGGTCAAGACCATGCCCGCCCTTAAGGTGGAGGAAGTTCGGCCCCACGTGTTTGTCTATGACATGGGACAAAACATGGTGGGATTTCCGCAGATTATGATCAAAAACGGCAAAAAGGGACAAGTCATTACAATGCGTTATGCCGAAGTGAAGTACCCCAATCTGGCGGAATACAAAGACAACACGGGCATGGTCATGATGGAAAACATTCGGGCGGCCCTCACCCAGGATATGTATGTTCTGAAAGGGGGTGACGAAACCATACAGCCTCACTTCACTTTTCACGGCTACCGGTATCTGGAGCTAACCGGCATTGAAAAAGCCATTCCAATAACCGATGTAAAAGGGTTGGTAATTAGCTCGATTACGGCCTTATCATCACAGTACGAAACGTCAAATGCGTTAGTCAATAAACTGTGGCAGAACATTACCTGGTCGCTTCGTAGTAACTTCCTGTCCATTCCCACCGATACCCCCGCCCGTAACGAACGCATGGGCTGGAGCGGGGATATTTCTGTATTCTCCAAAAGTGCAACCTACCTAACCAACGCCGATTTGTTTCTGCGTAGACATCTGCTGGCTATGCGGGATGTGCAAGCTGAAAATGGGCGATTTACGGATGTTGCTCCGATGGGTGGTGGGTTTGGGGGTACACTTTGGGGAAGTGCCGGGATTGTAGTGGCCTGGGAAACGTACCGTCAATATGGTGATGTCGCGCTATTGAAAGAGCATTACGACGCCATGAAGCGCTATATCCAGTTTTTAGAAACAAAAGTGGAGAAAGAAACGGGTATTCTGAATGAAGGCCCGCTAGGCGACTGGCTAAGTCCTGAAGGCAATAAAAATGACAATACGTTGTTCTGGATGGCTTATTATGCCTACGATCTGGAAATTCTGGGTAAGGTGGCAACCATCCTGGGTAAACCTGATGATGCGGCTCAATTCGTGAAACGACAAAACGAAATAAAAACTGCATGGAACGAGATTTATGTGGACAAAACCACCCACAAAACGATTAAATCGGGCGTAAAAACGGGCTTTATGGGTCCGCCTAATCAGCAGCAGAACGCCCAAAAGTCGGATAAGGGTCAATTAATTGATACCCAGGCTTCCTATGCTATTCCGCTGGCATTGGGTTTGTTCAATGACGAAAATAAACCGTTTGCTGCCCGGTATTTGAACGAGACAATCGAGCGAAAAAACAAAGATGATGGCGGAATTGAGCGTCCCGCTTATTCATTGATGACCGGTTTTATCGGTACGGCTTCCATAACCGATGCCCTGTCAGAAAATAGCAGTTCAGCTACTGCATATAAGCTGTTGCAGCAGCAGGATTATCCATCGTGGCTTTACTCAGTAGTAAATGGAGCAACATCTATTTGGGAACGTCTGAATTCGTACACCGTTGAGAATGGATTTGGGGGTAACAACAGTATGAATTCCTTCAACCACTATTCGTTTGGTGCCGTAGCCTCCTGGATGTATAACCATTCCTTAGGTATTCAGCGAGATCCAAATAAGGCTGGCTTTAGTGAGATCGTCCTGAAACCAACGCCAGACCCAACCCATAAAATGACGTTTGCCAAAGGGTATTACGATTCAATTTATGGACGGATCAGCAGTGAATGGAAATGGAATGGAACGAACTGGACCTATAAAACAACGCTTCCGGCCAACACCACGGCGACTCTCTATCTACCCGCCAGGAGCCTTAGCCAAATCAGCGAAAATGGAAAGCCCGTTGCCCAATTGAAAGGCGTCAGTCAGGCGAATGGTCAGGTCAGTATTCCCTTAGGTTCGGGAAGCTACTCGTTTACAATCAGTAACTAA
- a CDS encoding NUDIX domain-containing protein, translating to MLRQNDPREISPQGEGLLKGIAVDPVIFGFHEDQLKVLIIEHTNTGLYALPGGYIQETEDLDEAAKRILTMRTGLSNVYLEQFHIFGKYDRNDPEVVKKILIGQGFTPTEGHWSLKRFISVGYYALVDYTKTRLTTDPTTGSCEWYEFDKIPPLILDHRAIIDKALATLRNNLDQMLIGFNLLPALFTMSELHTLYETILGKKLVGPNFQRKMLSLGILERVDKKKTGKAHKSPYLYRFKSEGSL from the coding sequence ATGCTTCGTCAGAACGACCCTAGAGAAATAAGTCCTCAAGGAGAAGGGTTACTAAAAGGGATTGCCGTTGATCCGGTAATTTTTGGCTTTCATGAGGATCAGTTAAAAGTGCTGATTATTGAGCATACGAATACGGGGTTATATGCCTTACCTGGAGGCTATATTCAGGAAACGGAAGATTTAGATGAGGCTGCTAAACGCATATTGACTATGCGGACGGGCTTGAGCAATGTCTACCTGGAACAATTTCACATCTTCGGCAAGTATGATCGCAATGATCCTGAGGTGGTAAAAAAAATCCTGATTGGCCAGGGATTCACGCCAACCGAAGGTCATTGGAGCCTGAAGCGGTTTATTTCGGTTGGGTATTATGCCCTTGTTGATTATACCAAAACCAGGCTCACCACTGATCCAACAACAGGCAGTTGTGAGTGGTATGAATTTGATAAGATTCCGCCGTTAATTCTTGATCATCGGGCCATCATCGACAAAGCATTAGCTACCCTTCGGAATAATCTTGACCAGATGCTGATTGGGTTTAATCTGTTGCCTGCTCTTTTTACCATGTCGGAATTGCATACGTTGTACGAAACCATTCTGGGCAAAAAATTAGTCGGCCCTAACTTCCAGCGTAAGATGCTAAGTCTGGGAATTCTGGAACGGGTTGACAAGAAGAAAACCGGTAAAGCGCATAAATCTCCCTACTTGTATCGCTTCAAATCAGAAGGCTCATTATAA
- a CDS encoding Dabb family protein, whose translation MITHTVFFSLNYPNGSVDEQNFFAEARKLAAIPGVLNFACLKQISPKNNFDFGLSMKFATQALYDAYTNHPDHTEFVQQNWLTGVADFMEIDYEELSA comes from the coding sequence ATGATTACTCATACCGTCTTTTTTTCGTTAAACTATCCAAACGGTTCTGTTGACGAGCAGAATTTCTTTGCGGAGGCCCGAAAACTAGCCGCCATTCCAGGCGTATTAAACTTCGCCTGCCTAAAGCAAATCAGCCCTAAAAACAATTTTGATTTTGGCCTATCCATGAAATTTGCAACTCAGGCACTTTATGATGCGTATACAAATCATCCAGATCATACCGAGTTTGTGCAGCAGAACTGGCTAACTGGCGTGGCTGATTTTATGGAAATTGATTACGAAGAGCTATCTGCCTAA
- a CDS encoding sugar phosphate isomerase/epimerase gives MKNQPTRRQFLGTTAALLSTAVVGSQKLFGAPALIRSLGDKPNSLIDGVQIGVITYSFRDMPDQSAEATLQYVLDSGISAIELMGGPAESFAGAPKNSVNMQAIFPLMRKRREKQELTEDEKKQLADADAQMKAYRESVAKWRLSAPMDKFEQVRKMYNQAGVKIYGFKPDTFGMQNSDAEIEYGLKAAKLLGANQVTVEHPSNDAQTLKLGTMAHKQGLRIGYHGHEQQTPTFWDTALAQSPGNAINFDLGHYVAAGNPDPLVFLKQKHDRISSMHIKDRQTADHGKGNLPWGQGDTPLLAVLKLMRDQKYNFPATVELEYKVPEGSNAVAEVKKCVAFCRNALS, from the coding sequence ATGAAAAATCAACCTACACGCCGTCAGTTTTTAGGCACTACGGCAGCCCTTCTGTCAACCGCAGTTGTTGGTAGCCAAAAACTGTTTGGCGCGCCAGCCCTTATCCGTAGCCTTGGCGATAAACCGAATTCGTTGATCGACGGCGTACAGATTGGCGTCATCACCTATTCATTTCGGGATATGCCCGACCAAAGTGCCGAAGCCACTCTACAGTACGTACTGGATTCTGGAATAAGTGCCATTGAATTGATGGGTGGCCCTGCCGAATCATTCGCCGGTGCGCCAAAAAATTCGGTTAACATGCAGGCTATTTTTCCGTTGATGCGGAAACGACGGGAGAAGCAGGAACTCACCGAAGACGAAAAGAAACAACTAGCCGATGCGGATGCGCAAATGAAAGCGTACCGGGAGAGTGTAGCCAAATGGCGGCTCTCGGCACCTATGGATAAATTTGAACAAGTGCGCAAAATGTATAATCAGGCCGGGGTAAAAATTTACGGATTTAAGCCTGATACGTTTGGCATGCAAAATTCGGACGCCGAGATTGAATACGGCTTGAAGGCAGCTAAACTGCTGGGTGCCAATCAGGTCACAGTAGAGCATCCGAGCAATGATGCCCAAACCCTTAAATTAGGGACGATGGCGCACAAACAGGGCCTACGGATAGGCTATCATGGGCATGAACAGCAAACACCTACGTTCTGGGATACGGCCCTTGCCCAATCGCCGGGGAATGCCATTAACTTCGACTTAGGCCATTACGTAGCAGCCGGAAACCCCGACCCGCTGGTGTTTCTCAAGCAAAAGCATGATCGTATATCTAGTATGCATATCAAAGACCGTCAAACCGCTGATCACGGCAAGGGAAACTTACCGTGGGGCCAGGGCGATACCCCCTTACTCGCGGTGTTGAAGCTAATGCGTGACCAGAAATATAACTTCCCCGCTACGGTCGAGTTGGAGTATAAGGTACCGGAGGGTTCAAATGCGGTAGCTGAAGTGAAGAAATGTGTGGCCTTTTGTCGGAACGCACTGAGTTAA